Genomic DNA from Haloplanus aerogenes:
GGGGAGCATCACGACGACGATTGCGGGCTGTTCCGGGAACGGCGGCGACGGTGGTGGCGGCGAAGCTACGGCGACGGCGACGGCGACGGAGTCGGACGGGGAAGCTGGGGAGCCGAACCACGACGTTCCCCACCCCGAGAACGACACCGTCCCCGACGCCGAGGCGACCGGAGAGTCGCTCTCCGGGGGGCAGCGCGAACCCGGCAATCAGTCGGAACCGGACAACGCGAGCGTGATGCTCCAGCACACGCCGAGTGGCGGACAGAGCTGTGGCAGCTGTGCGCTGTACGTCCCGGACGAGAACGGGGACGGATACGGCGCGTGTACGAGTGTCGCCGGGAAGATCCACCCCTGTGACTGGTGTCTCCTGTACACCGAGTACAGCGGTGGCGACTGGGAAAATCCGTGTGAGCAGGTGTGATTCGTTATGACTGATACTGAACCTGACGCAGGCGAGATGCCCGAACCTGACCCGGCTGAGAAGCTGCTGCGGGAACACGAAGCACAACTCGACGAACTGATCGCGGACGTCGAACCCCCCGAAGACGATGCGACGGACGACGGCGTCACTCTGGACCTTCCCGGGCTCACGCTGGGGCGTCGCGACCTCATGAAGACCGGTGCGGCGGTCGGCGTGGCCACCTCGCTGGCCGGCTGTTCGTTCGGCGGCACGGGGGGCGGCAACGGCAACGGCAACGGTGCCTCGACGACCGACCACAAGGTCCCGCCCGGCGAGCACGACGACTACTACGGCTTCTGGAGCGGCGGTCACTCCGGCGAGGTGCGCGTCGTCGGAATCCCCTCGATGCGAGAGCTCCGGCGGATTCCCGTCTTCCAGAAGGACGGTGCGGTCGGCTACGGTCACGACGAGCAGACGAAGGAGGTCCTCCGGGAGGGGGGTGACGTGGGATCCGTCGCCGGCCACGAGTGGGGGGACACCCACCACCCGATCCTCTCGGAGTCCGGTGGCGACTACGACGGTCGGTATCTCTGGATTAACGACAAGGTCTCGGGACGGCTGGCGCGGATCAACCTGAAGTACTTCGAGACGGACGCGATCACGGACATCCCGAACATGCAGGCGTGTCACGGCTGTTCCGTTCAGAGTCCGGATACGAAGTACGTCTACGGCGTCGGCGAGTTTCGGGTGCCCGTCCCCAACGACGGCACGACCGACCCGGACGACGCCGACTCGTACTGGTCGGTCTTCGCGGCGCTCGATCCCGAGTCGATGGAGGTCGTCTGGCAGGTCCGGGTCTCCGGCAACCTCGACAACGCCGACAGTGACAAGGAGGGCAACTGGGCGTTCGCGACGGGGTACAACAAAGAGGAAGCCTTCGAGATCGACGGGATGACCCATGACGACCGTGACAACCTGAAGGCCTTCGACATCGAGGCCATCGAAGCGGCTCTCGATGCTGGCGAAGCAGAGGAAATCAACGGTGTCCCCGTCCTCGACGGACGGCAGGACTCGCCGCTCACCAGCGGCAGCGATCCCATCGTCCACTACATTCCGACGCCAAAGGGTCCCCACGGCTGTGACGTCGAACCTAGCGGAACGTACGTCACGGCCAGCGGGAAGCTCTCACCGACGGTGACGATGGTCGAGATCGACAAAATAAAAGAGGTCGACGATCCCGAAGACGCCATCGTCGGTCAGCCGCGGGTCGGGATGGGGCCCCTGCACACGACTTGGGACGGCCGCGGACACGGGTACACGACCCTGTTCATCGACTCCCAGATCGCGAAGTGGGACATCGAGCAAGC
This window encodes:
- a CDS encoding high-potential iron-sulfur protein, producing the protein MKYPYNRRTILKTIGAGSITTTIAGCSGNGGDGGGGEATATATATESDGEAGEPNHDVPHPENDTVPDAEATGESLSGGQREPGNQSEPDNASVMLQHTPSGGQSCGSCALYVPDENGDGYGACTSVAGKIHPCDWCLLYTEYSGGDWENPCEQV
- the nosZ gene encoding TAT-dependent nitrous-oxide reductase, producing MPEPDPAEKLLREHEAQLDELIADVEPPEDDATDDGVTLDLPGLTLGRRDLMKTGAAVGVATSLAGCSFGGTGGGNGNGNGASTTDHKVPPGEHDDYYGFWSGGHSGEVRVVGIPSMRELRRIPVFQKDGAVGYGHDEQTKEVLREGGDVGSVAGHEWGDTHHPILSESGGDYDGRYLWINDKVSGRLARINLKYFETDAITDIPNMQACHGCSVQSPDTKYVYGVGEFRVPVPNDGTTDPDDADSYWSVFAALDPESMEVVWQVRVSGNLDNADSDKEGNWAFATGYNKEEAFEIDGMTHDDRDNLKAFDIEAIEAALDAGEAEEINGVPVLDGRQDSPLTSGSDPIVHYIPTPKGPHGCDVEPSGTYVTASGKLSPTVTMVEIDKIKEVDDPEDAIVGQPRVGMGPLHTTWDGRGHGYTTLFIDSQIAKWDIEQAVEAEKGSEEPVVGTIDVHYNPGHLQAVEAETTDPAGDWLVTLNKLSKDRFISVGPIHPDNDQLIAIGEDAETETGGMELVADHPVHPEPHDCVFASRDKISPNNIWDREDYEGEKEYVTEDNSRVERTGDRSVEVYTSVKRSEYGLRDFTVKEGDEVTITVTNIESSRDIIHGLAIPQYAINLSIAPQDTRKVTFTADEPGIYWAYCTYFCSALHLEMRSRMIVEPRD